A DNA window from Phragmites australis chromosome 11, lpPhrAust1.1, whole genome shotgun sequence contains the following coding sequences:
- the LOC133884059 gene encoding uncharacterized protein LOC133884059, which produces MYPDYIFRRRFRIKRDLYLKIVQAVADHDPWFQQRRNAAGELGLSALQKVTAAFRMLAYDAPADSLDECLRLGEATIIESMRRFVRAVVGVFSDEYLRAPNEEDTARLIAINERRGFPGMLGSIDCSVNDINVLHRSHLLDNLAAGVAPQVQYSINGHAYTMGYYLADGVYPEWATLVKPITCPVGRKRQHFVVQQAALRKDVERAFGGPIVSVSHSPGGYEDMG; this is translated from the exons ATGTACCCAGATTACATCTTCCGTCGCAG GTTTAGGATAAAACGTGACCTATACCTCAAGATTGTACAGGCAGTTGCTGACCATGACCCGTGGTTCCAACAGAGAAGGAATGCTGCAGGAGAGCTCGGCCTGTCGGCGTTGCAAAAAGTCACTGCGGCGTTTCGTATGCTCGCGTACGATGCTCCTGCCGATTCTCTCGATGAGTGCCTCCGGCTAGGGGAGGCCACTATCATTGAGAGTATGAGGCGGTTTGTGCGAGCCGTCGTCGGGGTATTCAGCGACGAGTACCTCCGTGCTCCGAACGAGGAGGACACCGCGCGCTTGATTGCTATAAACGAGCGAAgagggttccccgggatgctTGGAAGCATCGACT GTTCGGTAAACGACATCAACGTTCTGCACCGCTCGCATCTCCTCGACAATCTTGCCGCTGGCGTGGCCCCCCAGGTACAATACTCCATTAACGGACATGCCTACACCATGGGGTACTACCTTGCAGACGGTGTCTATCCGGAATGGGCCACCCTCGTGAAGCCTATTACTTGTCCAGTTGGGAGGAAGCGGCAACACTTCGTCGTTCAGCAGGCGGCGTTACGGAAGGATGTCGAACGGGCCTTCGGGGGTCCTATAGTCTCGGTTTCCCATAGTCCGGGGGGCTACGAGGATATGGGATGA